In Deltaproteobacteria bacterium, one DNA window encodes the following:
- a CDS encoding PstS family phosphate ABC transporter substrate-binding protein — translation MKQAVLALGLLAGLSWGAQGQAQVVQIDGSSTVFPIIEAVAEEFQISKKGKVRVTVGIAGTGGGFKKFCRGEIAVSNASRPILKQEVEACKKTGVEFFELPIAYDALTVMVNLKNDWVKSVSIADLKNMWQPGAQGKVTTWNQIRPDWPNNPLKLFGPGADSGTFDYFTEAVIGKAKSSRGDFTASEDDNVLVQGIANDRNALGYFGYAYYIENQKKLKAVAVDGGKGAVMPSAKTVEDGTYQPLSRPVFIYVSKKSLARTYVKDFVEFFLKNASKLVKEVKYVALPANAYTLGLEHLQKGKTGTVFGGSAEVGVKIEDLMKREAKF, via the coding sequence ATGAAGCAAGCGGTGCTGGCGTTGGGGCTGCTCGCCGGACTCAGCTGGGGCGCACAGGGGCAAGCCCAGGTAGTGCAAATCGATGGGTCGAGCACGGTTTTTCCGATTATAGAGGCGGTCGCAGAGGAGTTTCAGATATCCAAGAAGGGCAAGGTGCGAGTCACCGTTGGCATCGCCGGCACCGGCGGCGGCTTCAAGAAATTTTGCCGCGGCGAAATCGCCGTGAGCAATGCTTCGCGGCCCATCCTCAAACAGGAAGTCGAGGCGTGCAAAAAGACCGGCGTGGAATTTTTCGAGCTACCGATCGCTTACGATGCTCTCACGGTGATGGTGAATCTCAAAAACGACTGGGTGAAATCGGTTTCCATAGCGGACCTAAAAAACATGTGGCAGCCCGGCGCTCAGGGCAAGGTAACGACCTGGAACCAGATACGACCGGATTGGCCGAACAATCCATTGAAGCTGTTCGGCCCCGGCGCTGACTCGGGAACTTTTGACTACTTCACCGAAGCCGTGATCGGCAAGGCCAAATCGAGCCGCGGCGATTTCACCGCCAGCGAAGACGACAACGTGTTGGTCCAGGGCATCGCCAACGACCGCAACGCCCTCGGTTATTTCGGCTATGCCTACTACATCGAGAATCAAAAGAAGCTGAAAGCGGTTGCCGTGGATGGTGGCAAAGGCGCAGTGATGCCTTCAGCCAAGACCGTCGAAGACGGCACTTATCAGCCGCTCTCCCGGCCGGTTTTCATCTATGTCAGCAAAAAGTCGTTGGCCAGAACCTACGTGAAAGATTTCGTCGAGTTCTTCCTGAAAAACGCCAGCAAACTAGTCAAAGAAGTGAAATATGTCGCGCTGCCGGCCAATGCCTATACTCTGGGTCTGGAACATCTGCAGAAGGGCAAGACCGGCACCGTCTTCGGCGGCAGCGCCGAGGTCGGCGTCAAGATCGAAGATCTGATGAAGCGAGAAGCCAAGTTCTAG
- a CDS encoding MFS transporter, giving the protein MIEAVRRQLAGVYYGWHMVAVGCAVRLLGGGFHLYGFTVFFLPMSQELGLSRAATSLVFSLARAEGAIEGPFAGYLIDRFGPRPLMMAAMLLSGVGYMMLAGVNSYAALLVVYLGVISLAFSAGFMHSPMVLANTWFIRKRALAMTLVSSSIGIGGTLITPVLSYLVYNYGWRYGAFAAGLGLILIGIPLALPVRRSPESMGLRPDGDGDEPTRTTPSSEPVGHSTHSSASPWEEAEFTLREAMKTSAFWLMILATIGRVAAFNTITVHFIPIMVWKGLSQPRAATLLATMALVSLPTHLLLGWLADRMNKPRLMACSMVVGVGSLLLLAYGQAEWTLWLFVILFTVVESIFPVGWATVGDFFGRKHFGTIRGTMSAFYLWGAAVGPVIAGAVYDRHQSYAPMMTGLIACFVLAAIFYAGLRQPAAARRRPAERF; this is encoded by the coding sequence TTGATCGAAGCCGTCCGCAGACAACTCGCCGGGGTTTATTACGGCTGGCACATGGTCGCCGTGGGCTGCGCCGTGCGGCTCCTCGGCGGCGGCTTTCATCTGTACGGCTTCACGGTTTTTTTCCTGCCGATGTCTCAGGAGCTCGGCCTGAGCCGCGCGGCGACCTCGTTAGTTTTCTCCTTGGCGCGCGCCGAGGGCGCCATCGAGGGGCCGTTCGCGGGCTATCTGATCGATCGCTTCGGCCCGCGGCCGCTGATGATGGCGGCGATGCTGCTTTCCGGTGTTGGTTATATGATGCTCGCCGGGGTCAATAGCTACGCAGCGCTATTGGTCGTTTATCTCGGCGTGATTTCGCTCGCCTTTTCAGCGGGCTTCATGCACTCGCCGATGGTGCTGGCCAACACCTGGTTTATCCGTAAGCGCGCTCTCGCCATGACGTTGGTCAGCTCGTCGATTGGCATCGGCGGCACGCTGATCACGCCGGTGCTGTCTTACTTGGTCTACAACTATGGCTGGCGCTACGGTGCTTTCGCTGCCGGCCTCGGCTTAATTCTCATCGGCATCCCGCTGGCGCTGCCGGTGCGCCGCTCGCCCGAAAGCATGGGGCTGCGCCCCGACGGTGATGGCGACGAACCAACTCGCACGACGCCGTCCAGTGAGCCCGTCGGTCATTCAACGCATTCATCAGCAAGCCCCTGGGAAGAAGCCGAGTTCACACTGCGCGAGGCAATGAAGACTTCGGCGTTTTGGCTGATGATCCTGGCGACCATCGGCCGCGTGGCGGCGTTCAATACGATCACGGTGCACTTCATCCCGATCATGGTTTGGAAAGGTTTAAGCCAGCCGCGCGCTGCCACACTGCTGGCGACCATGGCTTTGGTCAGCCTGCCAACCCACCTACTGCTCGGCTGGCTCGCCGATCGCATGAACAAACCGCGCTTGATGGCCTGCAGCATGGTGGTCGGCGTCGGCTCGCTTCTACTATTGGCCTACGGCCAGGCGGAATGGACGCTGTGGCTCTTCGTCATATTGTTTACGGTCGTCGAATCGATCTTTCCGGTGGGCTGGGCCACGGTTGGCGATTTCTTCGGCCGCAAACACTTCGGCACCATTCGCGGCACCATGAGCGCGTTTTATCTCTGGGGTGCGGCGGTCGGACCGGTCATCGCCGGCGCGGTTTACGATCGCCATCAAAGTTACGCTCCGATGATGACCGGTTTGATCGCCTGTTTCGTCCTCGCGGCGATTTTTTATGCCGGGCTGCGCCAACCTGCCGCCGCACGGCGCAGACCCGCCGAACGATTCTAA
- a CDS encoding M20/M25/M40 family metallo-hydrolase, which yields MALDPQAAKQVLAQIDRDELAQVGADITSIPSPTGQEKGVAEYILDWFEKNGIKAVRQDVEFDRPNAVGVVKGDGTGLSLGFNGHTDTSFTGTEEDRRMVANMEPQSELAGKIVGNKVQGLGISNMKGGVAAFMMAGKALKKSGVKLKGDVILAAVVGEISRTPVGPWQTKEYRGEGAGTRHLLTHGMHSDYAVCCDGSDMNIVWTQNGVVQVKIQTFGKAEAAWGSSRTTHPMEKMNAIVKMTKIIDAIEKWGAEFEAKYVYNSPTGPLTPKVNIGGIEGGAPYRPNYFPGVCTIYVDIRMPPQVRPVLIQYELEKTLNGTGLEYQMDIYKSLLGHEGKNVEPLVKSAEDVYQHLFGEKIKPEAPDRASIWTDTNVYNELGIPAIKIGPRGRRIGPRNEEIEIDTMVKAAQVYALMALDICTRPRN from the coding sequence ATGGCTTTGGATCCCCAAGCAGCAAAACAAGTGTTGGCGCAGATCGACCGCGATGAGCTCGCCCAAGTAGGCGCCGACATCACCAGCATCCCCAGCCCCACCGGACAAGAAAAAGGCGTGGCCGAATATATTTTAGACTGGTTCGAAAAGAACGGCATCAAAGCCGTCCGCCAGGACGTCGAATTCGACCGCCCCAATGCGGTGGGGGTCGTCAAAGGCGACGGCACCGGCTTGAGCCTGGGCTTTAATGGCCACACCGACACGAGCTTTACCGGCACCGAGGAAGACCGCCGCATGGTGGCGAATATGGAGCCGCAGAGCGAGCTCGCCGGCAAGATCGTCGGCAACAAAGTTCAGGGATTAGGCATCTCCAACATGAAAGGCGGCGTCGCGGCGTTCATGATGGCCGGCAAAGCTTTGAAAAAAAGCGGCGTCAAGCTCAAAGGCGACGTGATCCTGGCGGCCGTCGTCGGCGAAATCTCGCGCACCCCGGTGGGTCCCTGGCAGACCAAGGAATATCGCGGCGAAGGCGCCGGCACGCGCCATTTGTTAACCCACGGCATGCATTCCGACTATGCCGTCTGCTGTGACGGCTCGGACATGAACATCGTCTGGACCCAGAACGGCGTCGTGCAAGTCAAGATTCAAACCTTCGGCAAAGCCGAAGCGGCCTGGGGTTCGAGCCGGACGACCCATCCGATGGAGAAGATGAATGCCATCGTAAAAATGACCAAGATCATCGACGCCATCGAAAAATGGGGCGCCGAGTTTGAAGCGAAATACGTCTACAACTCCCCCACCGGGCCGCTCACGCCGAAGGTGAACATCGGCGGCATCGAAGGCGGCGCGCCCTACCGGCCCAACTATTTTCCCGGCGTCTGCACAATTTACGTCGATATCAGGATGCCGCCACAAGTACGCCCCGTGTTAATTCAATACGAGCTGGAAAAAACCTTGAACGGCACCGGCCTCGAATATCAAATGGATATTTACAAGTCGCTGCTCGGCCACGAAGGCAAAAATGTCGAGCCGCTGGTCAAATCCGCCGAAGACGTTTACCAACATCTGTTCGGTGAGAAGATCAAGCCGGAAGCGCCCGACCGCGCCAGTATCTGGACCGATACTAACGTTTACAACGAGTTGGGCATCCCGGCGATCAAGATCGGCCCGCGCGGCCGGCGCATTGGCCCGCGCAATGAAGAAATTGAGATCGACACCATGGTCAAAGCGGCGCAGGTGTACGCCCTGATGGCATTGGACATCTGCACCCGGCCGCGGAATTGA
- a CDS encoding D-2-hydroxyacid dehydrogenase family protein gives MKVTVLDDYQHAIAPTAAIARLREKAEVQIFTEKLGSDDAVMSALKGCAAIIPIRERTKFSAALLAKLPELELISQTGNHAYHIDMEAATARGIVVSLAPGANSTTELTFGLMLDVMRKISHSDQALRRGEWPLVLGYVLKGKTLGILGLGKIGTEVAAIARAFGMNVIAWGPTLTQERAAKSAATFMPLDDVLRSADVVSVHLKLSEQSKNLLSEPKLRLMKKSAYLVNTARGAIVDEIALVRLLQEKTIAGAALDVFVEEPIAKTHPLLKLDNVVLAPHLGWPTDSGFEGFANNAVANILDYMEGKLTRAINPEALQHRRNEI, from the coding sequence ATGAAAGTCACCGTCCTCGACGACTACCAACACGCCATTGCGCCAACGGCGGCGATCGCGCGCTTGCGCGAAAAAGCCGAAGTGCAAATCTTCACGGAGAAGCTTGGCAGTGACGACGCGGTGATGAGCGCTCTGAAAGGCTGCGCCGCGATCATCCCAATCCGCGAACGGACCAAGTTCAGCGCGGCCCTGCTAGCGAAGCTGCCCGAGCTGGAATTGATCTCGCAAACCGGCAACCACGCCTACCACATCGACATGGAGGCAGCGACCGCGCGCGGCATCGTCGTCTCGCTCGCCCCCGGCGCCAACAGCACAACGGAACTAACCTTCGGCTTGATGCTCGACGTCATGCGCAAAATCTCGCACAGCGATCAAGCCCTGCGCCGCGGCGAGTGGCCGCTTGTGCTCGGCTACGTGTTGAAAGGAAAAACTCTCGGCATTCTCGGCCTCGGCAAGATCGGCACCGAAGTCGCAGCCATCGCGCGCGCCTTCGGCATGAACGTGATCGCCTGGGGGCCAACCCTCACACAAGAGCGCGCCGCCAAATCGGCAGCGACCTTCATGCCGCTCGACGACGTGCTCCGGAGCGCCGATGTCGTGTCAGTTCACTTGAAATTGTCCGAGCAGAGCAAGAACTTGCTGAGTGAGCCCAAGCTCCGGCTCATGAAAAAGTCGGCCTATCTGGTCAATACCGCGCGCGGCGCCATCGTTGACGAGATCGCGCTGGTGAGATTGCTGCAAGAGAAAACCATCGCTGGCGCGGCCCTCGATGTCTTCGTCGAAGAACCGATTGCGAAAACCCACCCGCTGCTCAAGCTCGACAACGTCGTGCTCGCGCCCCACCTCGGCTGGCCGACGGATTCCGGCTTCGAGGGCTTCGCCAACAATGCAGTGGCGAACATCCTCGATTATATGGAAGGCAAGTTGACCCGCGCCATCAATCCCGAAGCGCTGCAACATCGGCGTAACGAAATTTAG